The following DNA comes from Novosphingobium sp. PP1Y.
GTTCGCAGCCCAGAAGGTCTTTGCCGAGCAGGAGGTCCTGGTCCTCAGATTGCGCCGAGAACGCAAGCTCGGGATCAAGCAGCTGCGCAACGAGCTCATTCGTCAGCATGATCTGACGCTTTCGCTCGATACCATTCACCGCGTGCTTGTCCGCCACGACGAGCAGGTCCTCAAGCGACCGCGGCGAAGGGTGAAAGGGAAGATCCGCTACAGTCAGCCCATTCCCGGCGACCGCGTGCAGATGGATGTCTACAAGATCGTGCCTGGCGTGTACCAGTACACCGCCATCGATGACTGCTCACGCTACAAGGTGCTGAGCGCTTTTCCTCGTCGTGCAACCGCCAATACGCTGATCTTTCTTGAACAGGTGATTGAGGAGATGCCCTTCGCCATCCAGCGAATTCAAACTGACCGCGGGCTCGAGTTCTTCGCGCAAGCGGTTCAGCAGCGGCTGATCGATTGGGGCTGCGAGTTCCGTCCGATCCGGCCGCGTTCGCCTCATCTCAACGGAAAGGTTGCACGTACCCGACGCGCCGATCTCGAGGAGTTCTGGTGCACGGTAGATCCGAGGGAACCGGACATCGCTGATCGGCTTGCCGAGTGGCAACACCACTGGAATTGGTTCCGCCCGCACACCGCGCTCAGCGGCGCATCTCCCATCGGCCGGGTAATAGAGTTGATGGAGAAAACGCCGCTTCGCGAGGAGGTCGACGTCCGCTTCGAGCCCGCCGAAGAACGCATGCGACATCATGACGACCGCATCGACCAAGCTCTTTCTGCAATGAAATGATGTCCCCAGACCCTACACGTCATACCATTCGGCACACAACATGCCTGCGCTACTTCGAGACTCATGAGAACTTCCGTCAGCTCAGAACGCGTCCACAATCATTGTCATGATCGCCTCTTCACCTGCAGCAATGCTGACGGCCAGGCCATCTGCCTGCGGCAGAACCCGTGATGCGAAGAAGTTCGCTACATGTATTTTCGAGGCATGGAACGGAGTGTCGCTTGACGCAGCCGCCACTGCCATGCGCGACCACATCCAGCCAAAGGATACGAGCGCAAACAAGCGCAGGTAGTCGACCGCTGCCGCGCCGAGCGCATCGACGCTTCCACCGCTAAGTTCAACTGTCGACTCGCGCAGGAGCCCCAGTGCCTTTCCGGTGCGCTGCGCGACCAGCGATGCGGCCTCAACTTGCAACGCCCCGGCAAGATCGGCTTCAATCAGGTCGAAGAACCCTTGCGCAACCGTGCCGCCGGCCATCGACAGCTTGCGTCCGACAAGATCC
Coding sequences within:
- a CDS encoding IS481 family transposase; its protein translation is MDLVKARLGWVQLYAQTGDAGLVCRHCGISRPTLCKWWRRYQAAGVAGLIEESRRPKRFAAQKVFAEQEVLVLRLRRERKLGIKQLRNELIRQHDLTLSLDTIHRVLVRHDEQVLKRPRRRVKGKIRYSQPIPGDRVQMDVYKIVPGVYQYTAIDDCSRYKVLSAFPRRATANTLIFLEQVIEEMPFAIQRIQTDRGLEFFAQAVQQRLIDWGCEFRPIRPRSPHLNGKVARTRRADLEEFWCTVDPREPDIADRLAEWQHHWNWFRPHTALSGASPIGRVIELMEKTPLREEVDVRFEPAEERMRHHDDRIDQALSAMK